The Sulfurospirillum sp. UCH001 genome segment ATTAACAATGATTGATAAAGTAACGTGTACCGATATGGGAACCGGTGTCAATGCAATCTCTGAAACATGTAAAAAAGAGGTACAAACGTTCCTCGCTAAGTATGATAGTAGTTACTTCTTTGAAGTAGCGCCGATTGTAGACAATGGTGGATTTGCTTCATTGAAACTCATTAAAAGTAAAAAAGTGGGTGTAGAAGACAGTGAGATTGATCGTATCAGTGGGCTTGCAAACATCGGTTTAGGGAAAGCACGTGCAAAAGCAGGTGGTGAGCTTGTTGAATCATACGTAGGAGAAGGTGCAAAAATCAGTTATGCGCTTTCTAATATCGAGCAAGATAAAGCAAGAGGCTTCCAAATCAGGGTATATCATTAAGCTATGAATTTATTTCAACTCGACAAAGGCTATCGATACAACAGCGATACACTACTCCTTTATGATTTCATCAGTACATTTACGCCAAAAGGCGAGGTACTTGATGTGGGGTGTGGCTGTGGTATTTTGGGATTATTGCTTAAACGTGATTTTCCATCTTTAAAAATGCATCTTTTAGATATACAAGAACAAAATTGTACGATTGCATATGCCAATGCAGAACAAAATGGTATAGAGATTGCTAGTGTTATATGTCATGATTTTTTAAGTATCCGATTTGAATGTAAATTTGATATGATCGTTTCAAATCCTCCTTTTTATCACAAAGGCGGAGTAAAGAATGAAGATACATCTCTCTTCTTGAGTCGTCATAGCAGTGCACTCCCTTTTGATGCTTTTGCAAAAAAAGTCACAAAAACACTTAGCAACCGTGGGTATTTTTGTTTTTGTTATGACGCTAAGCAACTCGATCATCTTATGGCAGCCTTACTCGCTAATGGGCTCAACGTTGAAGATATCTGTTTTGTTTATCCAAAAGAAGAAAAAGAGGCATCATTGGTACTTATTCGTGCTCGAAAAAACTCGAAATCACTTTGTAAAGTACATCCACCATTGTTTATATATACTGGTGAAGTCTTTAGTGAGCGTGTTCAATCTATTTTCAAGCGATCTCAAACACAGAGTGTAACATGGAACAATTAATGCGATGTGATGGATACCCTTATGCGTTTGATCCAAAAGCATGTCAAAATTGCTCAGGGAAATGCTGTGTAGGGGAGAGTGGATACATCTGGGTGAGCCCTGAAGAGATTAGCGCAATAGCGCTCAAACTTTCACTGAGTAAAGAAGAATTTATCAATAAGTATTTACTAAAAATTCGCTATCGTTTCACGATCAAAGAGATCGCGTACGAAGGCGGCTATGGTTGCGTCTTTTTTGATATGGAAAAAAAGATGTGTCGTATCTATGACGTACGACCTTCACAGTGCCGTACCTTCCCATTTTGGGAATATTTTAAAGAAAACATTGACGAGGTAGTTTCAGAATGTCCCGGTATTATTCGCTTATAGTCGTTTTATTTTTTTTGGTAGGATGTACCACTAAAGAGGTTGTTGTTACCAGTGAAAGCACTAAAAAAGTTTTTGAAGAGGAAGACAATCTTATATTACAAGCATTAGATTATCAACAAAATGGTGATTATGTAAACGCACGTAAAATTTATCATACACTTTATGAACAGAGCCAAAAGAAAATATACTTGACTGAAGACGCTGGACTTGCTTTTGTTTTGAACGATCCTGATGCACGTGATCTTATTATGCAAGGTATCAAAAAGTATCCTGATGAAAAAAACTTCAATCGCCTACTTGTAGGTCAGCTTGTCAAAGACAAACGTTATGAAGAAGCAGAAAAAGAGATTTTAAAACTTATTGAATACGATAAAACCGTTCAGCATCTTAGTATCGCAGGAAATCTGTATTTACAAATGAAATCGTACGATTTGGCACTTAAATATTTTGAAAGTGCTTACAAACAAGAACAGAATGAAGACCTATTGCTTAACATTGTTGAATTGCTGTACCGATTTTTAGGTCGTAAAGATGATGCAGTAGCTTATCTTGAAACATATGCCAATATGGAAGGTTGCGGTAATCATACTTGTTTTAAATTGATTGAAATCTATGGACGAGATCGCAATGTTCAAGGACTTATCGCTACGTATAAAAAGCTTTATAAAGAGCAGCAAAGCGATGAAATTGCTAAAAAAATTGTAGAACTGATGTTATACATTAAAGACGTCAAAGGTGCTATAACATTTTTGGAAAAAACAGGTTTCAGCCAAGATATGCTGCTTCAGATCTATGCAACACAAAAAAAGTTTACAGAAGCTTATAATTTAGCTCAAAAACTTTATGAAGAGAGCAAAAATCTCGATTATTTAGGCAAAATGGCTATTTATGAATATGAAATCAACAAGACAAAACTTACAGCTGAAGTACTTGAGTCTATTTCTCAAAAATTTGATGAAGTCACAAGTTTACTCAAAGATTCTGTCTATCTTAATTACTATGGCTATTTATTAATTGATCATAATATTAACATTGAAAAAGGCATTACTCTAATCCAAGAAGCCCTTAAAATTGAGCCGAACTCACCCTATTATCTTGATTCACTTGCGTGGGGTTACTATAAAAAAGGACAATGTGAAGAGGCCTATAATATTATGAAATATTTTGGTGAAAACGTTATAGAAGAAGAGGTTGCAACCCATATTGATGCGATTAAAAAATGTTTGAAAGAGAAAAATACTCCATGATTTTAGATGAAATTATTAAACGTACACGTGAAGATTTAGAAAAAAAGAAAAAAGAGTACACCATCGATTGGCTTGGTCGAAGTCTTGCGTTCAATCCTTTTATGCCTCGCGATGTTAAACCATATTTAAAATCGACACCAGACAATCCTTATCGTATGATTGCTGAAGTAAAAAAAGCAAGTCCTAGCAAGGGGATTATTAAAGCAGATTTTGATCCATTGACGATCGCTAAAGCCTATGAATTAGGTGGTGCTGATGCTATATCTGTTTTAACAGAGCCTCACTATTTTCAAGGAAATCTTGAGTATCTAACACAAATCCGCCGTTATGTACCGACACCACTTTTACGAAAAGATTTCATTGTTGATGAATATCAAATCTTAGAAGCCCTTGTTTATGGTGCTGATTTTATTTTATTGATCGCAAAAGCGCTTTCAAAAGCTGAATTAAAACATCTTTTAGAATATGCATTGCGACTTGGACTTGAAGTTTTAGTCGAAATTCATGATAAAGAAGATCTTGTTAAAGCCATTTTTGCAGGTGCAAATATCATTGGTATCAATCACCGCAACTTGGAAACATTTGAAATGGATATGAGTTTAACAGAAAAATTAATGCCACTCATTCCTCAAGGAAAGATCATCGTAGCAGAGAGCGGACTTACCGACAAAGAAACTATCAAACACCTCAGTAAAATTGGTGCTGATGCCTTTTTAATTGGTGAATATTTTATGAGAGAACCTGATATTCAGGCTTCTTTGGAAGCTATCAAAAGAGTCGATTAATGAATTATATGTACGCACCTTGGCGTGATGCTTATTTTAGCGAAAAACCAGAGGGTTGTGTGTTTTGTAACATTTCAAACCATCCAGAAAAGGATGCGGAGCATCATGTTTTATACCGTGATGCACTCTGTTTTATTGTTATGAACCGTTATCCTTATGCACCAGGCCATTTTATGGTTATTCCACATCACCATACCGATGCTATAGAGACACTTGAGCCAGAAGTGTGGCTACACATCTCGTATATTGTTCAACGCTGTGTCAAAATGCTCAAAGAGGGTATTGGTGCGCAAGGCGTTAACCTTGGTATGAATCTTGGTAAAAGCGGAGGTGCAGGCATTGCTGAGCACATTCATTATCATCTCATACCTAGATGGTTGGGTGATACGAATTTCATTACAACCATTGCTGATACAAGGGTATATGGAACGGATTTTGAAAAAATCTATACACATCTACAAGGACTTGTTTCTGAGTATCTTTCATGTTAATTGATTTAGCAATCGATGATTTTATTGCACAAAAATCGACTTTTGACCTTCTTATTGATGCGCGTAGCCCCAAAGAATTTCACGAATCACACGTTTTAAATGCCCAAAATTTTTACGCATTAAATGATGCTGAGCATCAAGAAGTAGGAACACTTTACAAACAAGTCTCACGTAACGACGCTAAAATTTTAGGGGCGCGTTATATCTGCCAAAATATGGCTCTTCACCTTCAACAAATCGCAAAGACGTACAAAATAGGCTCAAAAATTGGTATCTATTGTGCTAGAGGAGGGCTTAGATCTAGTTCTATTGCCATTATTCTCTCACATATTGGTTATCAAGTCTATCGACTCAAAGGTGGCTACAAAAGCTACCGTTTTTATGTGCTTACATATCTTGATCATTTTCCACACAAGCGATTTATCGTTCTAGGTGGTAATACAGGATGTGGAAAAAGCGAACTAATCCAAGTACTCAAACCTTCCATCGATCTTGAAAAATTAGCAAATCACTTAGGTTCTAGCTTTGGCAGTATCAAAGGTGCACAACCCAGCCAAAAAGCTTTTGAAAATATTTTATGCGAAATTTTATGTAAAATTGATCCAAATGACTATATATTCATTGAAGCAGAAAGCAAGAAAATGGGCAAATGTACGATTCCAGCCCTCTTACATGAACGTATCTTGCAAGGCTATCGTGTCGAAATCACAGCACCACTTTCTCAGCGAATAGAGCGCATTTTGAAAGATTATAACTGTATAACTCCAGAATTTTTTTATCACGCTATCGAAATGATTTCGCCCTATATCAAAAAAAGTGTCAAAGCAGAAGTGCTTCTTGCATATGAAAAAGAAGATTTAGCTGAAGTCTCTAAAATACTCCTAGTTGCGTATTATGATCTAGTGTATAAAAAACCACACCATATTGATATGATTCTCGATAATTCAAATCAACAGGTCACGCTTGAGGCACTACATACCTTACGAGAAAAACTTTCTCATCTTTAAATTAAAAATGGTGCATATGGTAGTGGGAATGATGAAAATCTTTGTGTTTATGCGCATGGATATGCAACAAATTTCCCTCTATTAAAATCTTTTTATTGCGCATTAATGCTTCAACTTCACCATTATAGATAAGTTGATGTTTATCGTTCAATACAAAAGCTCTATCGCCTAATTCATACGCTAAAGAGATATTATGCGTTGAAATAAGTGTAGTAATTTTCATCTCTGATAGCAAATCCACGAACCAACCTGTCGTTTTAGGATCCATATTGGCTGTTGGTTCATCTAAAAGTAGAAATTGTGGCTCCAATGCTAAAATAGCACATAGCATTACTTTTTGTTTTTCTCCACCACTAAGTTTCAACGGAGAGCTTTGCAAATGCTGTTGTAAAGAGAATTTTTCTGCCATTGCATGAACTCTCTCATCGACATTTGCAACATCAAATTCTCTCAACCCAAAAGCAATCTCGTCGTATACGGTTGGATTGAACATCATTGTTTCAGGATTTTGAAATAATATACCTATTTCTTTGCGAAAAGATTTATCAACGCTCTTTTTCGTAATCAAACGCTCTTTATAGGTGTAGCTGCCTTCTCCAAAATAAAGCCCTGCAAGAATACGAAGAAGTGTACTTTTTCCACTGCCATTATTTCCAAGGAGAACAACTTTTTCACCTGCTTGAATTTCAAAAGAGAGTTTATCTAAAACACATTTGCTTTCATATTGATACGTTAAATCTTCAATTTTGATCAAAAAATCCCCTTGCCTTGAGCGCTAAACTTTTTTCTTCGCTATCATACAACGCTTTCGTAAAAAAATAACCAAAGACAGAGGTAATAAACTCTTTTTTTGCACGTTCATTCATTTTTTTGATGAGTCTGCTTTTAAGGGCTAGCATAAAATTTTCGTAACTTTTTTGATAACTGTAAATTTGGGAAAGAGAAATACTGAGAAGAAAACTGAGTGTTTTAGAAAAGGAGAGGGCAAGAGCAATATTGACATAATGAGAGAAAAGAAGTGTTGTTAATGTCAGAACAAAAACACGCAGGTTAAATAGGAGTATGTACTCTAACCACACTCTTTCTTGCAATACAGCAATAGCTATATAACCGATGCTAATTGCAATATTGAAAAAGAAAATAGATTTGAGAGCTTTTTTAAGTATCTTTAACCATGATGATCGTGCTAAACATAACAGGGCAATAGCAAAAAAACTTAAGAGATAAAAGGAGTGGCTAGAGAGAATTATCACTAGCCCTAAAAGATAGAAACCAAGGAGGATTCTATCGCGCAAGTTTTTTTCCTAAGAGGTAAAAAATTCCAAAAATAAGGGCAACGCCTAGCATGCCAGAAAGATAGTACGCCACAATACCATTCATACCTTCTATCGTATAATCAGGTGCTAATACTTTAACGTGAAGGGCATTTTCAATTCCTTTAGGAATAAAACCTAATGCTTCTTGGTAATATTCGTTATCCCACTCAGCCCATGCAGGATTTTCACTAATCAATCCCAAAGGAATCAATATAAAAATAATGAGCATTGGATAGAGAATTTTTTTCATGCATTCACTCCTTTATAGATACGATTCTTGACGATATAACGATAAGCGATACCCGTAAATATACCTTCAACCACACCAAAAAAGAGGATATGTGAACCCACAACAGCAGGGAAAGTCACATCAAAGCCAAAAGGGAAATAAAGAGGTTGACCATCTAAAGTCGCAATAAGTGGTTGAATACCTAAGAAAAGCGTCAACACCAAAGACGAACATACAACACTCACCCAGCCGCTTACATAAGGTGCAAACGACTTTGTTTTGAGTATCTGAAAGATATAGTAAGAAGAGAAAGAAGATGCAAAAGCCATTAAAAGGGCATTCGCACCAAAGGTTGTTACTCCTCCATCACCAAAAACAAGCGCTTGGATAAAAAGTACTAAACTCACACATAATGAAGCAATCCATGGACCAAATAAAATAGCGATTAACGAGGCCCCAACAGCGTGTCCACTTGTGCCACCAGGAATGGGGATATTAAACATCATGATAATAAAGCTCAAAGCGCTTAACGAAGCAATCAACGGCAATGTTGTTTCATTGAGATCTTGTTTGAGTTTTTTGAATGCAATGACCCATAAAGGCAAAGCAGCAGCATACGTTGCAATACATGTAATAGGGGAGAGATATCCATCTGGAATATGCATAATTCAGTAACCTCCAAAAATGTAAATCCAAATAATAATTGAGTAATACTTAAATATTACTCAATTTAATTTGGTATTATTATTACATTTCTAGTCTTAGTATTACTTGAATTAAAATGTTAAAAGTGCTTTGCCTGTTGCAAGTTTGACAGCTTCTTTTACAGCATTAATATAACTTAAACATGAAGGATTACCATCTTTGTAAGCGATGTCAAAAGCGGTTCCATGATCTACTGAAGTTCGTACGATGCCTGCATTAAGGCTTACATTGATGCTCTCTTCAAAATAGAGTGTTTTTAAAGGAATTAAACCTTGATCATGATACATACATATATAATACGTAAAATTTTCACGATTCATCTTTGAAAAAGCAGTATCTGGTACCAAAGGACCTACAAAGACCTCACGCTCTAAAAAGTGGTTAGCTTTTACAATCGCCTTTTCAATCTCTTCATCTTCATCACCAATGACACCATGGTCACCTGCATGAGGATTGAGCCCTAACACAGCAATACGCTCAATGCCAAGTTCTTCATAGACTTTCAGTAAAAAAGGCTTGAGTTTTTTTGCTTTTATTTCATGCGGAACATCACGTAATGGAACATGATGTGTGTAAAGAATGGTAAACATCTCTTCACATCCCAACATCATAATCGCTTCGCATCCGAGTAAATCGCTCAAAGCATCAGTATGCCCTTTGTATTCTAGCCCAGCTAATGCCCATGATTCTTTGTTAATAGGAAGGGTCACTATGCCACTGACTTCATTGCTTTTAGCCAGTGCTACTGCGGTAATAAAAGAGTCATACGA includes the following:
- a CDS encoding tRNA1(Val) (adenine(37)-N6)-methyltransferase — its product is MNLFQLDKGYRYNSDTLLLYDFISTFTPKGEVLDVGCGCGILGLLLKRDFPSLKMHLLDIQEQNCTIAYANAEQNGIEIASVICHDFLSIRFECKFDMIVSNPPFYHKGGVKNEDTSLFLSRHSSALPFDAFAKKVTKTLSNRGYFCFCYDAKQLDHLMAALLANGLNVEDICFVYPKEEKEASLVLIRARKNSKSLCKVHPPLFIYTGEVFSERVQSIFKRSQTQSVTWNN
- a CDS encoding YkgJ family cysteine cluster protein, whose product is MEQLMRCDGYPYAFDPKACQNCSGKCCVGESGYIWVSPEEISAIALKLSLSKEEFINKYLLKIRYRFTIKEIAYEGGYGCVFFDMEKKMCRIYDVRPSQCRTFPFWEYFKENIDEVVSECPGIIRL
- the trpC gene encoding indole-3-glycerol phosphate synthase TrpC produces the protein MILDEIIKRTREDLEKKKKEYTIDWLGRSLAFNPFMPRDVKPYLKSTPDNPYRMIAEVKKASPSKGIIKADFDPLTIAKAYELGGADAISVLTEPHYFQGNLEYLTQIRRYVPTPLLRKDFIVDEYQILEALVYGADFILLIAKALSKAELKHLLEYALRLGLEVLVEIHDKEDLVKAIFAGANIIGINHRNLETFEMDMSLTEKLMPLIPQGKIIVAESGLTDKETIKHLSKIGADAFLIGEYFMREPDIQASLEAIKRVD
- a CDS encoding HIT domain-containing protein codes for the protein MNYMYAPWRDAYFSEKPEGCVFCNISNHPEKDAEHHVLYRDALCFIVMNRYPYAPGHFMVIPHHHTDAIETLEPEVWLHISYIVQRCVKMLKEGIGAQGVNLGMNLGKSGGAGIAEHIHYHLIPRWLGDTNFITTIADTRVYGTDFEKIYTHLQGLVSEYLSC
- the mnmH gene encoding tRNA 2-selenouridine(34) synthase MnmH; the protein is MLIDLAIDDFIAQKSTFDLLIDARSPKEFHESHVLNAQNFYALNDAEHQEVGTLYKQVSRNDAKILGARYICQNMALHLQQIAKTYKIGSKIGIYCARGGLRSSSIAIILSHIGYQVYRLKGGYKSYRFYVLTYLDHFPHKRFIVLGGNTGCGKSELIQVLKPSIDLEKLANHLGSSFGSIKGAQPSQKAFENILCEILCKIDPNDYIFIEAESKKMGKCTIPALLHERILQGYRVEITAPLSQRIERILKDYNCITPEFFYHAIEMISPYIKKSVKAEVLLAYEKEDLAEVSKILLVAYYDLVYKKPHHIDMILDNSNQQVTLEALHTLREKLSHL
- a CDS encoding energy-coupling factor ABC transporter ATP-binding protein, yielding MIKIEDLTYQYESKCVLDKLSFEIQAGEKVVLLGNNGSGKSTLLRILAGLYFGEGSYTYKERLITKKSVDKSFRKEIGILFQNPETMMFNPTVYDEIAFGLREFDVANVDERVHAMAEKFSLQQHLQSSPLKLSGGEKQKVMLCAILALEPQFLLLDEPTANMDPKTTGWFVDLLSEMKITTLISTHNISLAYELGDRAFVLNDKHQLIYNGEVEALMRNKKILIEGNLLHIHAHKHKDFHHSHYHMHHF
- a CDS encoding PDGLE domain-containing protein, yielding MKKILYPMLIIFILIPLGLISENPAWAEWDNEYYQEALGFIPKGIENALHVKVLAPDYTIEGMNGIVAYYLSGMLGVALIFGIFYLLGKKLAR
- the cbiM gene encoding cobalt transporter CbiM, which produces MHIPDGYLSPITCIATYAAALPLWVIAFKKLKQDLNETTLPLIASLSALSFIIMMFNIPIPGGTSGHAVGASLIAILFGPWIASLCVSLVLFIQALVFGDGGVTTFGANALLMAFASSFSSYYIFQILKTKSFAPYVSGWVSVVCSSLVLTLFLGIQPLIATLDGQPLYFPFGFDVTFPAVVGSHILFFGVVEGIFTGIAYRYIVKNRIYKGVNA
- the pdxA gene encoding 4-hydroxythreonine-4-phosphate dehydrogenase, giving the protein MKKIAISVGDLNGIGLEIALRSHEEVKKHCQPIYCINENMLAWGAALLGLDVPTDFEIRDCGKVFEIEAGVCSAEAGESSYDSFITAVALAKSNEVSGIVTLPINKESWALAGLEYKGHTDALSDLLGCEAIMMLGCEEMFTILYTHHVPLRDVPHEIKAKKLKPFLLKVYEELGIERIAVLGLNPHAGDHGVIGDEDEEIEKAIVKANHFLEREVFVGPLVPDTAFSKMNRENFTYYICMYHDQGLIPLKTLYFEESINVSLNAGIVRTSVDHGTAFDIAYKDGNPSCLSYINAVKEAVKLATGKALLTF